Proteins found in one Drosophila busckii strain San Diego stock center, stock number 13000-0081.31 chromosome 2R, ASM1175060v1, whole genome shotgun sequence genomic segment:
- the LOC108603851 gene encoding tachykinins, which yields MYQAVHNRRVLLLLLLITAIVFVRTTASLNVDSELLGNMSSLIKATSRNQLRNLEKHLPTFSFIVMKGGKKQETTSDTNCLDCYPLDYAEDVQCSDNQKINRLKKAPLSFVGVRGKKFLQDDYPRISDLLQTMENERVRENLARKFLEKLSINSENIVKRVPTGFTGMRGKRPSLLSELNDEEETFQQLGKRVPGSSFVGVRGKKDVSHQHYKRSILTELWRKLFTKAYDVRGKKQRSIDFNSKFVAVRGKKNQMKDGSNNKQYIWQPWPYLTGDKRVPNGFVGMRGKRPVIAE from the exons ATGTATCAAGCCGTTCACAACCGACGTGTCTTACTCTTACTTCTTTTAATAACGGCGATTGTATTTGTAAGGACAACGGCTAGTCTAAATGTAGATTCCGAGTTGCTTGGCAATATGAGCAGCTTGATAAAAGCAACGTCGAGAAATCAACTAAGAAACCTAGAAAAGCACTTACCCACTTTCAGCTTCATTGTCATGAAAGGAGGAAAGAAACAAGAGACTACTAGTGATACCAATTGCCTGGACTGTTATCCCCTGGACTATGCTGAAGATGTTCAATGCTCTGACAATCAGAagataaatagattaaaaaaGGCGCCTCTTTCGTTTGTGGGCGTGCGTGGTAAAAAATTTTTGCAAGACGACTATCCTCGGATAAGTGATCTTCTGCAGACCATGGAGAATGAACGTGTTCGAGAGAATCTGGCTCGAAAATTCTTGGAGAAGCTGTCCATAAATAGTGAAAATATAGTGAAGCGTGTACCTACCGGATTCACAGGAATGCGTGGCAAGCGGCCGTCACTTTTAAGCGAATTAAACGATGAGGAAGAGACATTTCAGCAGTTGGGAAAACGTGTACCTGGAAGCTCCTTCGTCGGTGTTCGCGGTAAAAAAGATGTTTCTCATCAGCACTACAAAAGATCTATTCTAACAGAG TTATGGCGTAAACTTTTTACAAAGGCTTATGATGTGCGGGGTAAGAAGCAGCGGTCTATAGACTTCAACAGCAAATTCGTGGCAGTTCGAGGCAAAAAAAACCAGATGAAGGATGGGAGTAATAATAAACAGTATATATGGCAGCCTTGGCCATATCTTACAGGCGATAAGCGAGTGCCAAATGGATTTGTAGGAATGCGTGGCAAGCGTCCGG TGATTGCGGAGTAA